In the Ramlibacter tataouinensis TTB310 genome, one interval contains:
- a CDS encoding DUF2126 domain-containing protein, with the protein MSIHAALSHVTHYQYDRPVQLGPQVVRLRPAPHCRSKVVSYSLRVEPALHFINWQQDPFANYQARLVFPEKTREFKVTVDLVVEMAVFNPFDFFLEPSAEKFPFAYEPAVAQELAPYLATEPATPLLRAYLDRVDRTPRATIDFLVALNQQLQRDVRYLIRMEPGVQPPEETLRQASGSCRDSGWLLVQLLRHLGLAARFVSGYLIQLTPDVKSLDGPSGTSVDFTDLHAWCEVYLPGAGWIGLDPTSGLLAGEGHIPLACTPQPSGAAPVEGLVDEAQVEFSHHMAVTRIHESPRVTRPYTDDQWRQVLALGQAVDLELQAGDVRLTMGGEPTFVCVEDREAPEWNTDALGPTKRGYATELVHRLRARYGHGGFLHFGQGKWYPGEQLPRWALSIFWRADGQPCWRDPSLFADERQPAHYTGEDARRFTHRLAATLGVTDRYVQPGYEDVFYYLWRERRLPVNVDPFDARLDDELERARLRRVFDRKLDTVVGYALPLAAGEEAAQQPAWSTGPWFLRDQRLYLVPGDSPMGYRLPLDSLPWASKADHPHLIEQDPMAPREALPRTPTLQTPVADAEGPAPAAVRQVTPPRRFQSAGELTRTALCVEVRDPSRANGPQAEQVGEKSGVLYVFMPPLARLEDYLHLLAAVESTAAELGVKIVLEGYPPPRDHRLRVLQVTPDPGVIEVNIHPAHSWGELVENTEFLYQAAFETRLAAEKFMTDGRHTGTGGGNHFVLGGATPADSPFLRRPELLASLLLYWHNHPSLSYLFSGLFMGPTSQAPRVDEARNDQLYELEIALQEIERNQQVHGQEVPPWLVDRVLRNILVDVTGNTHRSEFCIDKLYSPDTASGRLGLLELRAFEMPPHARMSIVQQLLIRALVARFWKQPYRAPVTRWGTELHDRWLLPTFVRMDLHDVLAEMRQAGYAFDASWFAPHFEFRFPLVGQVQSHGIELTLRNALEPWHVMGEEGAIGGTVRFVDSSLERIEVQVSGLNDSRHVVTVNGRALPLQPTGTAGEFVAGVRYRAWNPPAALHPTIGVHAPLTFDIVDTWMNRSLGGCQYHVAHPGGRNYVTFPVNAYEAESRRLARFFRMGHTPGTLAVAPATLGVPGSREFPFTLDLRRPSRA; encoded by the coding sequence ATGTCCATCCATGCCGCCCTGAGCCACGTCACCCACTACCAGTACGACCGACCGGTGCAGCTGGGGCCGCAGGTGGTGCGCCTGCGGCCGGCGCCGCATTGCCGCAGCAAGGTGGTCTCCTATTCCCTGCGGGTGGAACCGGCCCTGCATTTCATCAACTGGCAGCAGGACCCCTTCGCCAACTACCAGGCGCGCCTGGTGTTCCCGGAGAAGACGCGCGAGTTCAAGGTGACGGTGGACCTGGTGGTCGAGATGGCTGTGTTCAACCCGTTCGACTTCTTCCTGGAGCCCAGCGCCGAGAAATTCCCCTTCGCCTACGAGCCCGCCGTCGCCCAGGAGCTGGCACCTTACCTGGCCACCGAGCCGGCCACGCCGCTGCTGCGGGCCTACCTGGACAGGGTAGACCGCACGCCGCGCGCCACCATCGACTTCCTGGTGGCGCTGAACCAGCAGCTGCAGCGCGACGTGCGTTACCTCATCCGCATGGAGCCCGGCGTGCAGCCGCCGGAAGAGACGCTGCGCCAGGCCAGCGGCTCCTGCCGCGACTCGGGCTGGCTGCTGGTGCAGCTGCTGCGGCACCTGGGCCTGGCCGCCCGCTTCGTCTCGGGCTACCTGATCCAGCTCACGCCCGACGTGAAGTCCCTGGACGGCCCCAGCGGCACCAGCGTGGACTTCACCGACCTGCATGCCTGGTGCGAGGTCTACCTGCCCGGCGCCGGCTGGATCGGCCTGGACCCGACCTCGGGCCTGCTGGCCGGCGAGGGCCACATCCCGCTGGCCTGCACGCCGCAGCCTTCGGGCGCCGCCCCGGTCGAGGGGCTGGTGGACGAGGCCCAGGTGGAGTTCAGCCACCACATGGCGGTCACGCGCATCCACGAATCGCCGCGCGTCACCAGGCCCTACACCGATGACCAGTGGCGCCAGGTGCTGGCACTGGGGCAGGCGGTGGACCTGGAGCTGCAGGCCGGCGACGTGCGCCTGACCATGGGCGGCGAGCCCACCTTCGTCTGCGTGGAGGACCGCGAGGCGCCGGAGTGGAACACCGACGCGCTGGGGCCGACCAAGCGCGGCTACGCCACCGAGCTGGTGCACAGGCTGCGCGCGCGGTATGGGCACGGCGGCTTCCTGCACTTCGGCCAGGGCAAGTGGTACCCGGGCGAGCAGCTGCCGCGCTGGGCGCTGTCCATCTTCTGGCGCGCCGACGGCCAGCCGTGCTGGCGCGACCCCTCCCTGTTCGCCGACGAACGCCAGCCCGCGCACTACACCGGCGAGGACGCGCGCCGCTTCACCCACCGCCTGGCCGCCACGCTGGGCGTGACGGACAGGTACGTGCAGCCCGGCTACGAGGACGTCTTCTACTACCTGTGGCGCGAGCGCCGGCTGCCGGTGAACGTGGACCCGTTCGACGCGCGGCTTGACGACGAACTCGAGCGCGCCCGCCTGCGCCGGGTGTTCGACCGCAAGCTCGATACGGTGGTCGGCTACGCCCTGCCGCTGGCGGCCGGCGAGGAGGCGGCGCAGCAGCCGGCGTGGAGCACGGGCCCCTGGTTCCTGCGCGACCAGCGCCTGTACCTGGTGCCCGGCGATTCGCCCATGGGCTACCGGCTGCCGCTGGACTCGCTGCCCTGGGCCAGCAAGGCCGACCACCCCCACCTGATCGAGCAGGACCCGATGGCGCCGCGCGAGGCCCTGCCGAGGACACCGACGCTGCAGACCCCGGTGGCCGATGCCGAAGGGCCGGCCCCCGCGGCTGTGCGGCAGGTCACGCCGCCGCGCCGCTTCCAGTCGGCCGGCGAGCTGACGCGCACCGCGCTGTGCGTGGAGGTGCGCGACCCCTCGCGGGCCAACGGACCGCAGGCCGAGCAGGTGGGCGAGAAATCGGGCGTGCTCTACGTCTTCATGCCGCCGCTGGCCCGGCTGGAGGACTACCTGCACCTGCTGGCCGCGGTGGAGTCCACGGCGGCCGAGCTGGGCGTGAAGATCGTGCTGGAAGGCTACCCGCCGCCGCGCGACCACCGGCTGCGGGTGCTGCAGGTCACGCCCGACCCGGGCGTGATCGAGGTCAACATCCATCCCGCGCACAGCTGGGGCGAGCTGGTCGAGAACACCGAGTTCCTGTACCAGGCCGCCTTCGAGACGCGCCTGGCGGCCGAGAAGTTCATGACCGACGGGCGCCACACCGGCACCGGCGGCGGCAACCACTTCGTGCTGGGCGGCGCCACGCCGGCCGACTCGCCCTTCCTGCGCAGGCCCGAGCTGCTGGCCAGCCTGCTGCTGTACTGGCACAACCACCCCTCGCTGTCCTACCTGTTCTCCGGCCTGTTCATGGGCCCGACCAGCCAGGCGCCGCGGGTCGACGAGGCGCGCAACGACCAGCTGTACGAGCTGGAGATCGCGCTGCAGGAGATCGAGCGCAACCAGCAGGTGCATGGCCAGGAGGTGCCGCCGTGGCTGGTGGACCGCGTGCTGCGCAACATCCTGGTCGACGTGACGGGCAACACCCACCGCAGCGAGTTCTGCATCGACAAGCTGTACTCGCCCGACACGGCCTCCGGCCGGCTGGGCCTGCTGGAGCTGCGCGCCTTCGAGATGCCGCCGCACGCGCGCATGAGCATCGTGCAGCAGCTGCTGATCCGCGCCCTGGTCGCCCGCTTCTGGAAGCAGCCCTACCGCGCGCCGGTGACCCGCTGGGGCACCGAGCTGCACGACCGTTGGCTGCTGCCCACCTTCGTGCGGATGGACCTGCACGACGTGCTGGCCGAGATGCGCCAGGCGGGCTACGCGTTCGACGCGTCCTGGTTCGCGCCGCACTTCGAGTTCCGCTTCCCGCTGGTCGGCCAGGTGCAGTCGCATGGCATCGAGCTGACCCTGCGCAACGCGCTGGAACCCTGGCACGTGATGGGCGAGGAAGGCGCGATCGGCGGCACGGTGCGCTTCGTCGACTCGTCGCTGGAGCGCATCGAGGTCCAGGTCAGCGGCCTGAACGACAGCCGCCACGTGGTCACCGTCAACGGCCGCGCGCTGCCGCTGCAGCCCACCGGCACCGCGGGCGAATTCGTCGCCGGCGTGCGTTACCGGGCCTGGAACCCGCCCGCGGCGCTGCATCCCACCATAGGCGTGCACGCGCCCCTGACCTTCGACATCGTGGACACCTGGATGAACCGCTCGCTGGGCGGCTGCCAGTACCACGTGGCGCATCCGGGCGGCCGCAACTACGTGACCTTCCCGGTCAATGCCTACGAGGCCGAGAGCCGGCGCCTGGCGCGCTTCTTCCGCATGGGCCACACGCCCGGCACGCTGGCCGTGGCGCCAGCCACCCTGGGGGTGCCGGGCAGCCGAGAATTTCCGTTCACGCTGGATTTGCGACGGCCATCCCGCGCGTGA
- a CDS encoding ATP-binding protein has protein sequence MHAEVTSRGRRPAWSPLRAMARSLRTLRGRLGLSTGLLTLALALGLSWALAQYAKRDLVMLAGANVEILAQQMARELAGGMDVAAREIQLQAGRALFRDPGSSRTELRAAVESIRQFHPHFTFVAVADADTGRVLAATDGIFEDGSVLGRPVFDNGKKGLFLGEVHDAVRLAQLLPAPADGSPLRFVDVGAPVLDPGGRVSRVLVAHIGWDWAAALRAQVLAAIEDERQVEIMAADSQGRIVLSSNPRLAYGSDVNDMLRQGPGDAQPWSDGQRYITRVVDARTRGPFPDFGWRILARQPEAAVQVHTDRLAGLFLLGGLLLGTLGSVVAWHLAGRVLRPVTALADQADQLRSGGQPSAPDSTLPTEVARVHHAFARVSRDAADHARQSAARLAAISNAVPQMLWVGDAQGWIVHANDRLLAYMGVGEAALLSQRSLMACMHEEDAARYGQDWAAAAAGGHGFEQEARMGDGQGGWRWHLHRAVPQHGADGVVLGWFGSVTDIDALKQAQLRLLAMDRRKDEFIATLSHELRNPLAPVANAVALMRRQAPTEAQSKLLEMMSRQVGHLGRLVDDLMDAARIRHRRVALRMSSCEVAVACEDAVEATRGLAEDKGHTLEVRLPDQLPPVMADPTRLAQMVTNLLHNACKYTEPGGNILLEARPLAGCMEISVTDNGCGIDPQLLPWLFETFAQGPMPLDRAAGGLGLGLSIVRELALLHGGQVRVDSDGPGRGSRFTLSLPLAAHALADEAASAHPGGRGGLTVS, from the coding sequence ATGCATGCAGAAGTCACGTCGCGGGGGCGCCGGCCGGCCTGGAGCCCGCTGCGGGCCATGGCCCGGTCGCTGCGCACGCTGCGCGGGCGCCTGGGCCTGAGCACAGGCCTGCTGACGTTGGCGCTGGCCCTGGGCCTGTCCTGGGCGCTGGCCCAGTACGCCAAGCGCGACCTCGTCATGCTGGCGGGCGCGAATGTGGAAATCCTGGCGCAGCAGATGGCGCGCGAGCTGGCCGGCGGCATGGACGTGGCCGCCCGCGAGATCCAGCTGCAGGCGGGCCGCGCGCTGTTCCGCGATCCTGGCAGCAGCCGAACGGAGCTGCGCGCGGCGGTGGAATCCATCAGGCAGTTCCATCCGCACTTCACCTTCGTGGCGGTCGCGGATGCCGACACCGGGCGGGTGCTGGCCGCCACCGACGGCATCTTCGAAGACGGCAGCGTCCTCGGACGCCCCGTGTTCGACAACGGCAAGAAGGGCCTGTTCCTCGGCGAAGTGCACGATGCCGTGCGCCTGGCGCAGCTGCTGCCGGCGCCGGCCGACGGAAGCCCGCTGCGCTTCGTGGACGTCGGCGCGCCGGTGCTGGACCCCGGCGGCCGCGTCAGCCGCGTGCTGGTGGCCCACATCGGCTGGGACTGGGCGGCGGCGCTGCGCGCCCAGGTGCTGGCCGCGATCGAGGACGAGCGGCAGGTCGAGATCATGGCGGCCGACTCGCAGGGGCGCATCGTGCTGTCCTCCAACCCGCGCCTGGCCTATGGCAGCGACGTGAACGACATGCTGCGGCAGGGCCCCGGCGACGCGCAGCCCTGGTCGGACGGGCAGCGCTACATCACGCGGGTCGTCGATGCGCGCACGCGCGGGCCGTTCCCGGACTTCGGCTGGCGCATCCTCGCGCGCCAGCCCGAGGCCGCCGTGCAGGTCCACACCGACCGGCTCGCCGGGCTGTTCCTGCTGGGCGGGCTGCTGCTCGGCACCCTGGGCTCGGTGGTGGCCTGGCACCTGGCCGGCCGGGTGCTGCGGCCGGTCACCGCCCTGGCCGACCAGGCCGACCAGCTGCGGTCCGGCGGGCAGCCCAGCGCGCCGGACAGCACGCTGCCCACGGAGGTAGCACGGGTTCATCACGCCTTCGCACGGGTGTCCCGCGACGCGGCCGACCACGCCCGCCAGAGCGCGGCGCGGCTGGCCGCCATCAGCAACGCGGTCCCGCAGATGCTGTGGGTCGGCGATGCGCAGGGTTGGATCGTGCATGCGAACGACCGGTTGCTGGCCTACATGGGCGTGGGCGAGGCGGCCTTGCTGTCGCAGCGGTCGCTCATGGCATGCATGCACGAGGAAGATGCGGCACGGTACGGCCAGGACTGGGCGGCCGCGGCGGCGGGCGGCCACGGCTTCGAGCAGGAGGCGCGCATGGGCGACGGCCAGGGCGGCTGGCGCTGGCACCTGCATCGCGCAGTGCCGCAGCACGGAGCCGACGGCGTGGTGCTGGGATGGTTCGGTTCCGTGACGGACATCGACGCGCTCAAGCAGGCCCAGCTCAGGCTGCTGGCCATGGACCGCCGCAAGGACGAGTTCATCGCCACCCTCTCGCACGAGCTGCGCAACCCGCTCGCGCCGGTGGCCAATGCGGTGGCCCTGATGCGCCGGCAGGCGCCCACCGAGGCCCAGTCGAAGCTGCTGGAGATGATGTCGCGCCAGGTCGGCCACCTCGGCCGCCTGGTGGACGACCTGATGGATGCCGCGCGCATCCGCCACCGGCGCGTGGCGTTGAGGATGTCGTCCTGCGAGGTCGCCGTCGCCTGCGAGGACGCCGTCGAGGCCACCCGCGGGCTGGCCGAGGACAAGGGCCACACGCTGGAGGTGCGCCTGCCGGACCAGCTCCCGCCGGTGATGGCCGATCCGACCCGGCTGGCGCAGATGGTCACCAACCTGCTGCACAACGCGTGCAAGTACACCGAGCCGGGCGGGAATATCCTCCTGGAGGCGCGGCCACTGGCCGGCTGCATGGAGATTTCGGTGACGGACAACGGCTGCGGCATCGACCCGCAACTGCTGCCGTGGCTGTTCGAGACCTTCGCCCAGGGCCCGATGCCGCTGGACCGCGCGGCCGGCGGCCTGGGGCTGGGCCTGTCCATCGTGCGCGAGCTCGCGCTGCTGCACGGCGGGCAGGTCCGCGTGGACAGCGACGGGCCGGGCCGTGGCAGCCGGTTCACCCTGAGCCTGCCGCTGGCCGCACACGCGCTTGCGGACGAGGCGGCGTCGGCGCATCCCGGCGGCCGCGGCGGGCTAACCGTCAGCTAA
- the cls gene encoding cardiolipin synthase, whose product MLLIATIFAAVLIALLVVNFGAAERRVEHEIEHLYPLDDPQFFRAMGMLLGPGIVQGNRATELINGDQIFPAMLQAIRAARRTVLFETFIYWSGEIGTEMAEALSERARSGVKVHVLLDWVGSTKVDKDLVHRMRGAGVEVRMYHPLRWYNLGRMNNRTHRKLLIVDGTVGFTGGVGIAPTWTGHAQDPDHWRDSHYRVEGPVVAQMQSVMLTNWSKTTGRVLHGAEYFPPLQPAGDMPAQMFHSSPSGGSECMLMMYLIAITAAVRSIDLASAYFVPDPVALKSLASAVKRGVRVRIITPGRHTDQHTVRRASRGMWGPLLEAGVEMYEYQPTMFHCKMLIVDQLLTSVGSTNFDPRSFHLNDEANLNIYDAGFARRMTEVFEADLARSRRITLDQWRRRPAGERVRERAARLLAPIM is encoded by the coding sequence GTGCTGCTCATCGCCACCATTTTCGCCGCCGTGCTGATCGCGCTGCTCGTGGTCAATTTCGGCGCGGCCGAGCGCCGCGTGGAACACGAGATCGAGCACCTCTACCCGCTGGACGACCCGCAGTTCTTCCGCGCCATGGGCATGCTGCTGGGCCCGGGCATCGTGCAGGGCAACCGCGCCACCGAGCTGATCAACGGCGACCAGATCTTCCCCGCCATGCTGCAGGCCATCCGCGCGGCGCGCCGCACGGTGCTGTTCGAGACCTTCATCTACTGGTCGGGCGAGATCGGCACCGAGATGGCCGAGGCGCTGTCGGAGCGGGCGCGATCCGGGGTCAAGGTTCACGTGCTGCTGGACTGGGTGGGCAGCACCAAGGTGGACAAGGACCTGGTGCACCGCATGCGCGGCGCCGGCGTGGAGGTGCGCATGTACCACCCGCTGCGCTGGTACAACCTCGGCCGCATGAACAACCGCACCCACCGCAAGCTGCTGATCGTGGACGGCACGGTGGGCTTCACGGGCGGCGTAGGGATCGCGCCCACCTGGACCGGCCACGCCCAGGACCCGGACCACTGGCGCGACTCGCACTACCGCGTCGAGGGGCCCGTGGTGGCGCAGATGCAGAGCGTGATGCTGACCAACTGGAGCAAGACCACCGGCCGCGTGCTGCACGGTGCCGAGTATTTCCCGCCGCTGCAGCCGGCCGGGGACATGCCGGCGCAGATGTTCCACAGCTCGCCCAGCGGCGGCAGCGAATGCATGCTGATGATGTACCTGATCGCCATCACCGCGGCGGTGCGCAGCATCGACCTCGCCAGCGCCTACTTCGTGCCCGACCCGGTGGCGCTGAAGTCGCTGGCTTCGGCGGTCAAGCGCGGCGTGCGGGTGCGCATCATCACCCCCGGGCGCCACACCGACCAGCACACCGTGCGGCGCGCATCGCGCGGCATGTGGGGCCCGCTGCTGGAAGCCGGCGTGGAGATGTACGAGTACCAGCCCACCATGTTCCATTGCAAGATGCTGATCGTCGACCAGCTGCTGACCTCGGTGGGCTCGACCAACTTCGATCCGCGCTCCTTCCACCTCAACGACGAGGCCAACCTCAACATCTACGATGCCGGTTTCGCGCGCCGCATGACCGAGGTGTTCGAGGCCGACCTGGCGCGCAGCCGGCGCATCACCCTCGACCAGTGGCGCCGCCGTCCGGCCGGCGAGAGGGTGCGCGAGCGCGCGGCCAGGCTGCTCGCTCCCATCATGTAG
- a CDS encoding DUF4148 domain-containing protein: MNAKIAASLVLAAAAGGAWAETPTVVTEPFFPSRTRAEVQAELGTYRQAGVNPWSTSYNQLRGFQRSASREEVVADYLRSRDEVAARTGEDSGSAWLAQHRSQPELGGTFAGQPSEAGRQ; this comes from the coding sequence ATGAATGCCAAGATCGCCGCCTCCCTCGTCCTCGCAGCCGCCGCCGGTGGCGCCTGGGCCGAAACCCCCACGGTCGTCACCGAGCCTTTCTTCCCCAGCCGCACCCGCGCCGAGGTGCAGGCCGAGCTGGGCACCTACCGCCAGGCCGGCGTAAACCCCTGGTCCACCTCGTACAACCAGCTGCGCGGCTTCCAGCGCAGCGCCAGCCGCGAGGAGGTGGTCGCCGACTACCTGCGTTCGCGCGACGAGGTCGCCGCCCGCACCGGCGAGGACAGCGGCTCGGCCTGGCTCGCCCAGCACCGCAGCCAGCCCGAGCTGGGTGGCACCTTCGCCGGCCAGCCGTCCGAAGCCGGCCGGCAGTAA
- a CDS encoding autotransporter assembly complex protein TamA has product MATAGAQAPAAAARPSFDLEVRAPDDARELLERHLELRRYREVSDLDEAELARLLVLAERDARELLATQGWFNPQVTLTLENNRQPPLVVVAVALGEPARVSEVGIAFEGDIASRTSRGAAAQREAIRDNWGLPAGQRFTQEAWDDAKDDAVRRLTARRYLRGRISYSLADVDAATGQARLGLRLDSGPLFRLGELQVTGVERYDPVLVPRLARLRPGSLYDQDRIQQAQLRLASSGYFDSAFIYVDPAGDPAAVPVQVTVREAPVQRLVLGLGLTTDAGPRASIEHRHNRLPGIGWQAATRLQLDRKTPFLETEWTAIPDEKGWRWGTLARAERQEDDDQITHARRLRFGRSWSGERIDRNAYLQYDDANVQLRPGAPPAADNGDGTAVSANFVWTGRYFNRAPVATRGFGLGFELGGGLTLTGSRSPFQRTVLRWLQLRPLERGRIQLRTEGGAVLAADDARVPATQLFRAGGDNSVRGYGYRDIGVELPGGVVGPGRYLAVASIEWQRPVRRNGVDTPLEQTFFIDSGAVADRPEDLRPVFGIGTGVRFNSPIGPLQADIAWGLKPQRLRLHLSVGVTF; this is encoded by the coding sequence ATGGCCACGGCCGGCGCCCAGGCACCCGCTGCCGCGGCTCGCCCCTCCTTCGATCTCGAGGTACGGGCCCCCGACGACGCGCGCGAGCTGCTGGAGCGCCACCTCGAGCTGCGGCGCTACCGCGAGGTCAGCGACCTGGACGAAGCCGAACTCGCGCGGCTGCTGGTGCTGGCCGAGCGCGACGCGCGCGAGCTGCTGGCCACGCAGGGCTGGTTCAACCCTCAGGTCACGCTCACGCTGGAGAACAACCGCCAGCCGCCCCTGGTGGTGGTCGCGGTGGCGCTGGGCGAGCCGGCGCGGGTCAGCGAGGTCGGCATCGCCTTCGAGGGCGACATCGCCAGCCGCACCTCGCGCGGCGCCGCCGCGCAGCGCGAGGCCATCCGCGACAACTGGGGCCTGCCGGCGGGCCAGCGCTTCACCCAGGAAGCCTGGGACGATGCCAAGGACGACGCGGTGCGCCGGCTGACGGCCCGGCGCTACCTGCGCGGCAGGATCAGCTACAGCCTGGCCGATGTCGATGCGGCAACCGGCCAGGCGCGGCTGGGCCTGCGGCTGGACTCCGGGCCGCTGTTCCGCCTGGGGGAGCTGCAGGTCACCGGCGTGGAGCGCTACGACCCGGTGCTGGTGCCGCGCCTGGCGCGCCTGCGGCCGGGCAGCCTGTACGACCAGGACCGCATCCAGCAGGCGCAGCTGCGGCTGGCCAGCAGCGGGTACTTCGATTCGGCCTTCATCTACGTGGACCCGGCCGGCGACCCGGCCGCCGTGCCGGTCCAGGTGACGGTGCGCGAGGCCCCGGTGCAGCGCCTGGTGCTGGGCCTGGGCCTGACCACCGACGCCGGGCCGCGCGCCTCGATCGAGCACCGCCACAACCGCCTGCCCGGCATCGGCTGGCAGGCCGCCACCCGGCTGCAGCTCGACCGCAAGACGCCCTTCCTGGAAACCGAGTGGACCGCCATCCCCGACGAGAAGGGCTGGCGCTGGGGCACGCTGGCGCGCGCCGAGCGGCAGGAGGACGACGACCAGATCACCCACGCGCGCCGGCTGCGCTTCGGCCGCTCGTGGTCGGGCGAGCGCATCGACCGCAACGCCTACCTGCAGTACGACGACGCCAACGTGCAGCTGCGCCCCGGTGCGCCGCCCGCCGCCGACAACGGTGACGGCACGGCGGTGTCGGCCAACTTCGTCTGGACCGGGCGCTACTTCAACCGCGCGCCCGTCGCCACGCGCGGCTTCGGTCTCGGCTTCGAGCTGGGCGGCGGCCTCACCCTCACCGGCAGCAGAAGCCCGTTCCAGCGCACGGTGCTGCGCTGGCTGCAGCTGCGGCCGCTGGAGCGCGGCCGCATCCAGTTGCGCACCGAGGGCGGCGCCGTGCTGGCGGCCGACGATGCGCGGGTACCGGCCACCCAGCTGTTCCGCGCCGGCGGCGACAACAGCGTGCGCGGCTACGGCTATCGCGACATCGGCGTGGAGCTGCCCGGCGGCGTGGTCGGGCCGGGCCGCTACCTCGCGGTGGCCAGCATCGAGTGGCAGCGGCCGGTCCGCCGCAACGGCGTGGACACGCCGCTGGAGCAGACCTTCTTCATCGACAGCGGCGCGGTGGCCGACCGGCCGGAGGATCTGCGGCCGGTGTTCGGCATCGGCACCGGCGTGCGCTTCAACAGCCCGATCGGCCCGCTGCAGGCCGACATCGCCTGGGGCCTCAAGCCGCAGCGGCTGCGCCTGCACCTGAGCGTGGGCGTCACCTTCTAG